The Schistosoma haematobium chromosome Unknown HiC_scaffold_466, whole genome shotgun sequence genomic interval TATGTCAATTTTTTGTGTTTTACGGTCATATATTTCAAAGGTTCACACATTGTATGCTATCATCCCATGAAATGTCTTCATATTTTATACAATTTTAAcagtatttatttttcttttaatcaGCACATTTAAGttaaatttcttttatttttccaGGTTCATACACTCAGACCTGGTTATGGTGAGTGTAACAGTGTACATTTAAATAATCCAGTATGTCCTTCCATCTACTACCATATTAGTGAAAACTCAGAGCAGTCAGAGTGTGTCATAAACCGTTTTTCTGTAAGTCAGAGTCTGAATGGATGCAGTAGTTACAATGAAAATTCAGCTATTTTAAAAACGGATGATGATTCTGTCAATGAACACATTGTTCCTACGATTAATTTTACAGACTCTTTGGATCCTGATAGCATTGTTACTGAACAGATAATTGAAGAAGGAGTTGAAGTCCCTTTGGATGATACTGATGATTTGGCGTATAGCACTTCCGGTTCTGTATTGCAGGATAATCTCATAGTTTGTGTTGCATCTCAAGATGTTTGTTCAGTACCTATTTGTACTTCAAGTTCTTCAGTCACCCAAGACGTGTTCCTGAGTGGTATTAATCCAATCGACATGAAATCCCACCCACTACTGAATCCACATGAAGAGATTACAGACAAATATAACTCACGACCTGAAAACTGATGAATTTTCCCACCAAACTGTGTATAGATTTGACAGTCTcctgattttattattattattattagaaccTGTTAACAGGTAAATGTGATAGGCCCGCTAATATATGTTTTTCCATATATGCTTACATAAATCCCTTTTGTTA includes:
- the IRF4_1 gene encoding Interferon regulatory factor 4 (EggNog:ENOG410VC45~COG:K) → MLISLLDNMVRGIILTVIHGSIYAERICKCAVFVYIPTVGGEYILAKKLGRRLREKIFDYDQFLFHLDSYRQNQQSRPHFEVVLAFGQQLKPGISTDSLLVWARVASCRAWFQLHKVHTLRPGYGECNSVHLNNPVCPSIYYHISENSEQSECVINRFSVSQSLNGCSSYNENSAILKTDDDSVNEHIVPTINFTDSLDPDSIVTEQIIEEGVEVPLDDTDDLAYSTSGSVLQDNLIVCVASQDVCSVPICTSSSSVTQDVFLSGINPIDMKSHPLLNPHEEITDKYNSRPEN